The proteins below come from a single Psychrobacter sp. FDAARGOS_221 genomic window:
- a CDS encoding ferredoxin--NADP reductase, protein MSDNVQTVKVLSKTTWTPNLFSFTVTRPESFKFTAGQFVRLGVNPSRLAYHQQAGNSDAPDEEIFRAYSMVSSPYDETLEFFSIVIEDGAFTSQLQHLQEGDELLLKTMPFGFLTLARYQEPAPKDLWLLATGTGIAPFLSMLQDLQTWENYEHIVLAYSARTKEELAYLDLINTLEADFGGLVDNPAKFTFVPIVTREKVEGALEERFPKLLVNGELEQFVGAKLDPEHSHVMLCGNPQMVEDTRNTLRDEKGMAMNRRGMGNIAVENYW, encoded by the coding sequence ATGTCAGATAATGTTCAAACCGTAAAAGTACTCAGTAAAACCACATGGACGCCGAATCTGTTTAGTTTTACCGTGACTCGTCCAGAGAGCTTTAAGTTCACTGCTGGACAGTTTGTACGCTTAGGCGTTAACCCAAGTCGCCTGGCGTATCACCAACAAGCCGGTAACTCTGATGCGCCGGATGAAGAAATCTTTCGTGCCTATTCTATGGTTTCCTCTCCATATGACGAGACGTTAGAGTTCTTCTCGATTGTGATTGAAGATGGGGCGTTTACCTCACAGTTACAGCACTTACAAGAAGGCGATGAGCTATTATTAAAGACCATGCCATTTGGCTTTTTGACATTGGCACGCTATCAAGAGCCAGCGCCTAAGGATTTATGGTTGTTGGCGACAGGAACCGGTATCGCGCCATTTTTATCGATGCTACAAGATTTGCAAACGTGGGAAAACTACGAGCACATCGTACTTGCTTATAGTGCGCGTACTAAAGAAGAGTTGGCATATTTAGATTTGATTAATACCCTTGAAGCAGACTTTGGCGGTTTAGTGGATAACCCTGCAAAGTTCACTTTTGTGCCAATTGTGACCCGTGAGAAAGTAGAGGGCGCATTAGAAGAGCGTTTCCCTAAACTATTGGTAAATGGTGAGTTGGAGCAATTCGTTGGTGCTAAGCTTGATCCAGAACACTCTCATGTGATGTTATGCGGTAACCCACAGATGGTTGAGGATACGCGTAATACATTAAGAGACGAGAAGGGTATGGCGATGAACCGCCGTGGGATGGGTAATATTGCGGTA